In the Candidatus Methylomirabilota bacterium genome, one interval contains:
- a CDS encoding 30S ribosomal protein S1, giving the protein MDNGPEESMEDWFKRGVGDIEEGEVVRGRVVEVRDSEVLVDIGYKSEGTIAIEEFRHAGTLPKVGEEIEVYLESKEDSEGLIVLSKDKADKIKVWDAISKSHDSGTPVEGKVVEVVKGGLSVDVGVRAFLPGSQVDLRPVKNLGSMLGQIIRAKVIKLNRRRGNVVLSRRAVLEEEREEKRKHTLSVLSEGMVLTGAVKNITDYGAFIDLGGIDGLLHVTDMSWGRVGHPSEIFQIGDQVEVVVLHFDRETGRVSLGYKQKSSDPWAIVDARFPVGAKVQGRVVSLTNYGAFIELEPGVEGLVHVSEMSWTRRVRHPSKIVNVGDMVDVLVLDVNKATKRISLGMKQVEADPWATIDERYKPGERVQGKVRNLTDFGAFVELEPGVDGLLHISDMSWTRNIGHPSEILKKGQPIETQILNVDRDNKRISLGIKQIQPDPWESVAQRYPMGSRVTGKIVRLTDFGAFVELEPGVDGLLHVSQMSNRPIAAPSDLVNVGDELTLMVIRVDPNERRIGLSLKDVAAAIMEEPSQAEGRGRGKGRKRRGGDDFEDEEE; this is encoded by the coding sequence GTGGACAACGGCCCCGAGGAGAGCATGGAGGACTGGTTCAAGCGGGGAGTGGGCGACATCGAGGAAGGCGAGGTCGTCCGCGGCCGGGTGGTCGAGGTACGCGATAGCGAGGTCCTCGTGGACATCGGCTACAAGAGCGAGGGGACCATCGCCATCGAGGAGTTCCGCCACGCGGGCACCCTTCCCAAGGTGGGCGAGGAGATCGAGGTCTACCTCGAGTCCAAGGAGGACAGCGAAGGGCTGATCGTCCTCTCCAAGGACAAGGCCGACAAGATCAAGGTGTGGGACGCCATCTCCAAGTCCCATGACAGCGGCACGCCGGTAGAGGGGAAGGTGGTGGAGGTCGTCAAGGGCGGTCTCTCCGTCGACGTGGGAGTGCGCGCCTTCCTGCCCGGATCGCAGGTCGACCTCCGGCCCGTCAAGAATCTGGGCTCCATGCTCGGCCAGATCATCCGCGCCAAGGTCATCAAGCTCAACCGTCGCCGCGGCAATGTCGTGCTCTCGCGCCGCGCCGTCCTCGAGGAGGAGCGGGAGGAGAAGCGGAAGCACACGCTCTCCGTCCTCTCGGAGGGCATGGTGCTCACGGGCGCCGTCAAGAACATCACCGACTACGGCGCCTTCATCGATCTGGGCGGCATCGACGGTCTGCTCCACGTGACGGACATGTCCTGGGGGCGGGTGGGTCACCCCTCGGAGATCTTCCAGATCGGCGACCAGGTCGAGGTCGTGGTCCTGCACTTCGACCGCGAGACCGGACGCGTCTCCCTCGGGTACAAGCAGAAGTCCTCCGACCCGTGGGCCATCGTCGACGCGCGCTTCCCCGTGGGAGCCAAGGTGCAGGGGCGCGTGGTCAGCCTGACCAACTACGGCGCCTTCATCGAGCTCGAGCCTGGGGTAGAAGGGCTCGTCCACGTCTCCGAGATGTCGTGGACGCGGCGGGTCCGCCATCCGTCGAAGATCGTCAATGTCGGCGACATGGTCGATGTCCTGGTGCTGGACGTGAACAAGGCCACCAAGCGGATCTCCCTCGGCATGAAGCAGGTGGAGGCCGATCCGTGGGCGACCATCGACGAGCGCTACAAGCCGGGCGAGCGCGTGCAGGGCAAGGTGCGCAACCTCACCGATTTCGGCGCCTTCGTCGAGCTGGAGCCGGGGGTGGACGGCCTCCTGCACATCTCGGACATGTCGTGGACCCGCAACATCGGGCATCCGTCCGAGATTCTCAAGAAGGGCCAGCCCATCGAGACGCAGATCCTGAACGTGGACAGGGACAACAAGCGGATCTCCCTGGGGATCAAGCAGATCCAGCCCGATCCCTGGGAGTCCGTGGCCCAGCGCTATCCCATGGGCTCGCGGGTGACCGGCAAGATCGTGCGGCTGACGGACTTCGGCGCCTTCGTCGAGCTGGAGCCAGGTGTCGATGGCCTGCTCCACGTCTCGCAGATGTCGAACCGCCCCATCGCTGCACCGTCGGACCTCGTCAATGTCGGCGACGAGCTCACCCTCATGGTCATCCGGGTCGACCCCAATGAGCGGCGCATCGGGCTGAGCCTCAAGGACGTGGCCGCCGCCATCATGGAGGAACCGTCACAGGCCGAGGGCCGCGGGCGGGGCAAGGGCCGGAAGCGTCGCGGCGGAGACGATTTCGAGGATGAGGAGGAATAG
- the sppA gene encoding signal peptide peptidase SppA, which translates to MTSRARIALTAIGLTVGILVLFVGTVWLLMATVSEDGLPTGGAKVAVVEIEGIILDGGQAVRDLREHSDNPSVKAVVVRINSPGGVVAPTQEIFSAIQRLRKAGKPVVASLGAVAASGGYYVATACDRVYANPGTLTGSIGVVMQMANLQGLFKKVGVEYVVIKSGAFKDVGNFSRQMTPEERQILQALLDDVYGQFVDAVAEGRGLERKDVLAFADGRIYSGQQAQALKMVDELGGYEDAIEAAAKLANIPGRPKIVYPRRKFSFRDLMENRLGLGGAAGQLLPVLSGIRTPLYLMQ; encoded by the coding sequence ATGACCTCACGTGCCCGCATCGCCCTGACCGCGATCGGGCTGACCGTGGGAATCCTCGTGCTCTTCGTGGGCACGGTCTGGCTCCTCATGGCCACGGTGAGTGAGGACGGGCTGCCCACGGGCGGCGCCAAGGTCGCCGTCGTCGAGATCGAGGGCATCATCCTCGACGGCGGCCAAGCCGTGCGCGATCTGCGCGAGCACAGTGACAATCCCTCCGTCAAGGCGGTCGTGGTGCGCATCAATAGCCCGGGTGGCGTGGTGGCGCCCACCCAGGAGATCTTCTCGGCCATCCAGCGGCTCCGGAAGGCCGGCAAGCCCGTGGTCGCCTCGCTGGGGGCGGTGGCGGCCTCCGGCGGCTATTACGTGGCCACGGCCTGTGACCGGGTCTACGCCAATCCCGGCACGTTGACGGGCTCGATCGGGGTGGTCATGCAGATGGCCAACCTCCAGGGGCTCTTCAAGAAGGTCGGCGTGGAATACGTCGTCATCAAATCGGGCGCCTTCAAGGATGTGGGCAACTTCTCGCGCCAGATGACTCCTGAGGAGCGACAGATCCTCCAGGCGCTTCTCGACGATGTCTACGGGCAATTCGTGGACGCGGTGGCCGAAGGCCGCGGGCTCGAGCGAAAGGACGTCCTTGCTTTCGCCGACGGCCGTATCTACTCCGGACAGCAGGCGCAGGCGCTCAAGATGGTGGACGAGCTCGGTGGCTACGAGGACGCCATCGAGGCGGCGGCCAAGCTCGCCAACATCCCCGGCCGGCCCAAGATCGTCTATCCGCGCCGCAAGTTCTCTTTCCGCGATCTGATGGAGAACCGCCTGGGCCTTGGCGGCGCCGCCGGCCAGCTCCTGCCCGTTCTGTCGGGCATCCGCACCCCCCTCTACCTCATGCAGTAG
- a CDS encoding integration host factor subunit beta, translating to MTKADLIEEVSKLSSLTKKETELIVNTVFDNITDALAKGDKVELRGFGSFRIRHRNSRKGRNPKTGDSVSVPEKRVPFFKVGKRLRELVNT from the coding sequence ATGACCAAAGCGGATCTCATCGAGGAAGTCTCCAAGCTGTCAAGCCTGACCAAGAAGGAGACGGAGCTGATCGTCAACACCGTCTTCGACAACATCACCGACGCCCTCGCCAAGGGAGACAAGGTGGAGTTGCGCGGCTTCGGCAGCTTCCGCATCCGTCATCGCAACTCCCGCAAGGGCCGCAACCCGAAGACCGGAGACAGCGTCAGCGTTCCCGAGAAGCGGGTGCCCTTCTTCAAGGTCGGCAAGAGGCTTCGCGAGCTGGTCAACACCTAA
- a CDS encoding HIT domain-containing protein, protein MDRLWAPWRMTYVESAGAPPSASAGCIFCDALAGGDDRRALILRRSPHAFLILNKFPYASGHVMVVVTRHVGNLEDATLEELGQAMDMVQVAVRGIRAAYKPDGFNVGANQGRVAGAGIIGHLHLHIVPRWNGDTNFMPVIGDTRVLPETLDTTYDRLHAALGA, encoded by the coding sequence GTGGACCGACTCTGGGCGCCGTGGCGGATGACCTACGTCGAGTCCGCCGGGGCCCCGCCCTCCGCTTCCGCGGGCTGCATCTTCTGTGACGCGCTGGCCGGCGGCGATGACCGGCGCGCCCTCATCCTTCGTCGTTCTCCTCACGCCTTTCTCATCCTGAACAAGTTTCCGTACGCCTCGGGGCACGTCATGGTGGTGGTCACGCGCCATGTCGGCAATCTCGAGGACGCGACCTTGGAAGAGCTGGGGCAAGCCATGGACATGGTGCAGGTCGCGGTGAGGGGCATTCGCGCGGCGTACAAGCCGGACGGATTCAACGTGGGCGCCAACCAGGGGCGGGTGGCCGGAGCCGGCATCATTGGCCATCTGCATCTGCACATCGTCCCGCGCTGGAACGGGGACACGAACTTCATGCCCGTGATCGGCGACACGCGGGTCCTACCAGAAACCCTCGACACCACCTACGACCGGCTGCACGCGGCACTCGGAGCGTGA
- the mutS gene encoding DNA mismatch repair protein MutS gives MRDLAAELSPMMRQYRELKQRYPDYLLLFRLGDFYEMFFEDAQLGARLLQLTLTSRQKGEGAIPMAGIPHHAAETYIARLIRAGRKVAVCEQMEAAAKGKKLVRREVVRIVTPGTITDLQHLDGAANNYLLTVHRAGPRAPLGLALVDVSTGDFWAGEASDEGGALLEAALLRRPAEVLLARDGDGSLAAHLGSLGLPVTHGEPSWFSLKPAREALAAQLKVTTLESYGVGDMTSGLQAAGGALAYLRETQGHALGHLTRLQRLVPGDSMVLDPTAVATLELFETAQDGGVRGSLLATMDRTETPMGARLLRQWLLRPLVDAGAIARRQETVAALVEEPARRAALRARLRGIGDLERLASRAALGHAHARDLVGLRACLTALPRLREELAQLPASVVASLGEEISALPALAKLLAEALEDEPPLGLKEGGIIRETWSEELREIKSGAQEARQWIASLETRERQRTQIPTLRVRFNRVFGYGIEISNTHAAKVPEEYVRRQTLVGAERYITAELKEHEGRVLGAEERMARLELELFQEVRAAVAAEAETLLRTAQAVAALDALASLAEVAHERGYTRPQVDDGLVLDIRDGRHPVLDAAAERPFTPNDLLLDPAQEQVLILTGPNMSGKSVFMRQAALLVILAQVGSFLPARAARIGVVDRVLTRVGAQDNVARGQSTFLVEMVETASILHNATERSLILLDEVGRGTSTFDGLAIAWAVTEELHERGRGAKVLFATHYHELTALAERLPRVRNFHVAVKEWNDEIIFLHKVCPGGTDRSYGIQVARLAGLPAGVIARAREILAELSEQSRAPVSGESTGQAERSQLGLFPPAPDPVLKELLALEVSTLTPLQALNLLHEWQQRLRSQP, from the coding sequence GTGAGGGACCTCGCGGCCGAGCTGTCTCCCATGATGCGGCAGTACCGGGAGCTCAAGCAGCGCTACCCGGACTACCTCCTGTTGTTCCGGCTCGGCGATTTCTACGAGATGTTCTTCGAGGACGCCCAGCTGGGCGCCCGCCTGCTCCAGCTCACCCTGACCTCGCGCCAGAAGGGGGAGGGCGCCATCCCCATGGCGGGCATTCCGCATCACGCCGCCGAGACGTACATCGCGCGCTTGATCCGGGCCGGCCGCAAGGTGGCGGTGTGCGAGCAGATGGAGGCGGCGGCCAAGGGCAAGAAGCTGGTCCGCCGCGAAGTCGTGCGCATCGTCACCCCGGGCACCATCACCGATCTCCAGCACCTCGATGGCGCGGCCAACAACTATCTCCTGACCGTCCACCGGGCGGGCCCGCGCGCGCCTCTGGGCCTGGCCCTCGTGGACGTCTCCACCGGCGATTTCTGGGCCGGCGAGGCCTCGGACGAGGGCGGCGCCCTCCTGGAGGCGGCTCTGCTGAGGCGCCCCGCCGAGGTCCTCCTCGCCCGGGATGGCGACGGGAGTCTCGCGGCACACCTGGGTAGCCTCGGCCTCCCTGTGACCCACGGAGAGCCCTCCTGGTTCTCTCTGAAGCCGGCACGGGAGGCGCTGGCCGCCCAGCTCAAGGTGACCACCCTCGAAAGCTACGGCGTGGGGGACATGACCTCGGGACTTCAGGCCGCGGGCGGCGCGCTCGCCTATCTCCGCGAAACCCAGGGCCATGCCCTCGGGCATCTGACGCGGCTGCAGCGGCTGGTTCCGGGGGATAGCATGGTCCTGGACCCGACGGCGGTCGCCACGCTCGAGCTCTTCGAGACCGCCCAGGACGGTGGCGTCCGGGGCTCGCTCCTCGCGACCATGGACAGGACGGAGACGCCGATGGGCGCCCGCCTGCTCCGGCAGTGGCTCCTCCGGCCGCTCGTCGACGCGGGCGCCATCGCGCGACGCCAGGAGACGGTGGCCGCGCTCGTCGAGGAGCCGGCGCGGCGGGCCGCCCTTCGCGCGCGACTGCGCGGCATCGGCGACCTCGAGCGCCTGGCGAGTCGGGCTGCCCTGGGGCACGCGCATGCCCGCGACCTTGTCGGCCTTCGCGCTTGCCTGACGGCATTGCCGCGGCTCCGCGAGGAGCTCGCGCAGCTTCCGGCCTCCGTTGTCGCCTCGCTCGGCGAGGAGATCTCCGCGCTGCCCGCCCTCGCCAAGCTGCTCGCCGAGGCGCTCGAAGACGAGCCGCCGCTCGGACTCAAGGAAGGTGGGATCATCCGGGAAACGTGGTCGGAGGAGCTCCGGGAGATCAAGAGCGGGGCGCAGGAGGCGCGGCAGTGGATAGCCTCGCTGGAGACGCGCGAGCGCCAGCGCACCCAGATCCCCACGCTGCGCGTCCGCTTCAATCGGGTGTTCGGCTACGGCATCGAGATCTCGAATACGCACGCGGCCAAGGTGCCGGAGGAGTATGTTCGGCGGCAGACCCTGGTGGGGGCGGAGCGCTACATCACGGCCGAGCTCAAGGAGCACGAGGGCCGGGTGCTCGGTGCGGAAGAGCGCATGGCGCGCCTCGAGCTCGAGCTCTTCCAGGAGGTGCGCGCCGCCGTGGCCGCCGAAGCGGAAACCCTCCTGCGCACCGCGCAGGCCGTGGCTGCTCTCGACGCGCTCGCCTCGCTCGCCGAGGTCGCCCACGAGCGCGGGTATACCCGGCCTCAGGTCGACGACGGTCTCGTCCTCGACATCCGCGACGGGCGCCATCCTGTCCTTGATGCGGCGGCCGAGCGTCCCTTCACTCCGAACGACCTCCTTCTCGACCCCGCCCAGGAGCAGGTGCTCATCCTCACCGGCCCGAACATGAGCGGCAAGAGCGTCTTCATGCGCCAGGCCGCCCTCCTGGTGATCCTGGCCCAGGTGGGCAGCTTCCTCCCCGCGCGTGCGGCGCGGATCGGCGTGGTGGATCGCGTCCTCACGCGCGTGGGCGCGCAGGACAATGTCGCCCGGGGCCAGAGCACGTTTCTCGTGGAGATGGTCGAGACGGCGAGCATTCTTCACAACGCCACGGAGCGAAGCCTGATATTGCTGGACGAGGTGGGACGCGGCACCTCGACCTTCGACGGGCTGGCCATCGCGTGGGCGGTGACGGAGGAGCTCCACGAGCGGGGCCGCGGGGCCAAGGTTCTCTTTGCCACCCACTACCACGAGCTGACGGCCCTGGCCGAACGGCTTCCCCGCGTGCGGAATTTCCACGTGGCCGTCAAGGAATGGAATGACGAGATCATCTTCCTCCACAAGGTCTGCCCCGGCGGCACCGACCGCTCCTACGGCATCCAGGTCGCGCGGCTCGCCGGTCTGCCCGCGGGCGTCATCGCCCGCGCGCGGGAGATCCTCGCCGAGCTCAGCGAGCAGAGCCGCGCGCCCGTCTCCGGCGAGTCCACGGGTCAGGCCGAGCGCTCCCAGCTCGGGCTCTTCCCGCCCGCGCCCGATCCCGTGCTGAAGGAGCTGCTGGCCCTCGAGGTCTCGACGCTCACGCCCCTGCAGGCCCTCAATCTCCTGCACGAGTGGCAGCAGCGGCTGCGCTCCCAGCCATGA
- the mutL gene encoding DNA mismatch repair endonuclease MutL — MSRIRLLPDHLVNKIAAGEVVERPASVVKELVENAIDAGSTAITVELKDAGRQLIRVTDDGMGMDAGDIELALQRHATSKIADEADLGAIASLGFRGEALPAICAVSRFQITSCLRGVTTGTRVRGAGGDIADRLAIEAPPGTTVETQDLFFNTPARLKFLRSAPAELAAALRLLEGLALARPDLRLRVIHNGRVTLMAPAVSSLRDRVGALRGFELAQAMLEVDRTQGSIRVEGLAVPPQLARGNRDEMTLIVNGRSVRDTALLQTLIEAYRPMLARHEFPSAVLLISLPPQELDVNVHPTKAWVRFRSPRLVQEAVFLATQDALRSRRVVQPQQGLATPAMDLDQALASSSESATFPQGGLFQETPAAYESVGPGRFGLVVGQLQDTFIVSASEEEVFFIDQHVAHERVLFEQLRRDLLAGPLPSQALLFPQSLDLGPGQGALLQQWAADLGRLGFALEDFGGRSVLLRAVPSLLKGEEPRRLIEELLGEVGGASPAEGAPLIDRALSFVACHAAIKAHAPLQREEMTRLIADLSGTDTPYFCPHGRPIVSRLSLKEIKRELRRTW; from the coding sequence ATGAGCCGCATCCGACTCTTGCCCGATCACCTGGTGAACAAGATCGCCGCGGGCGAGGTGGTGGAGCGTCCCGCCTCCGTGGTCAAGGAGCTGGTGGAGAACGCCATCGACGCCGGCAGCACCGCGATCACCGTCGAGCTCAAGGACGCCGGGCGCCAGCTCATCCGCGTCACCGACGACGGCATGGGCATGGACGCGGGCGACATCGAGCTGGCCTTGCAGCGTCACGCCACCTCCAAGATCGCCGACGAAGCGGACCTGGGGGCCATCGCCTCCCTCGGCTTCCGCGGCGAGGCCCTGCCCGCCATCTGCGCGGTGAGCCGATTCCAGATCACCTCCTGCCTTCGCGGCGTGACTACGGGAACGCGCGTGCGCGGAGCGGGCGGGGACATCGCCGACCGTCTCGCCATCGAGGCGCCGCCGGGTACCACCGTCGAGACCCAGGACCTCTTCTTCAATACGCCGGCCCGGCTCAAGTTCCTCCGGAGCGCCCCCGCCGAGCTGGCGGCCGCGCTGCGGCTGCTGGAAGGCCTGGCCCTGGCAAGGCCGGACCTTCGCCTGCGTGTCATCCACAATGGCCGTGTCACCCTCATGGCGCCGGCGGTGAGCTCGCTGCGAGACCGCGTAGGGGCGCTCAGAGGCTTCGAGCTGGCCCAGGCCATGCTCGAGGTGGACCGGACGCAGGGCAGCATCAGGGTCGAGGGGCTCGCGGTGCCGCCCCAGCTCGCGCGCGGGAACCGTGACGAGATGACCCTGATCGTCAATGGCCGCTCGGTCCGGGACACGGCGCTCCTGCAGACCTTGATCGAGGCCTACCGGCCCATGCTCGCGCGCCACGAATTCCCTTCGGCCGTGCTCCTCATCTCTCTGCCGCCCCAGGAGCTGGACGTCAATGTCCATCCGACCAAGGCTTGGGTTCGCTTCCGCTCTCCTCGGCTGGTCCAGGAGGCGGTCTTCCTCGCGACGCAGGACGCTCTGCGCTCCCGACGGGTCGTCCAGCCTCAGCAAGGGCTCGCGACACCCGCGATGGATCTCGATCAAGCCCTCGCGTCCTCCTCCGAGTCCGCGACCTTTCCCCAGGGCGGGCTCTTCCAGGAGACCCCGGCGGCCTACGAGTCGGTTGGTCCGGGGCGATTCGGCCTGGTCGTCGGCCAGCTCCAGGACACCTTCATCGTCTCGGCCAGCGAAGAGGAAGTCTTCTTCATCGATCAGCACGTGGCGCATGAGCGCGTGCTCTTCGAGCAGCTGCGTCGCGATCTCCTCGCGGGCCCGCTGCCCTCGCAGGCGCTGCTCTTCCCGCAATCGCTGGATCTCGGGCCAGGCCAGGGAGCTCTGCTGCAGCAATGGGCGGCCGACCTCGGGCGCCTGGGCTTCGCCCTCGAGGACTTCGGCGGTCGGAGCGTGCTGCTCCGGGCCGTGCCCTCGCTCCTCAAGGGCGAGGAGCCACGACGGCTCATCGAAGAGCTCCTGGGCGAGGTGGGCGGAGCCTCGCCCGCCGAGGGCGCGCCGCTCATCGATCGCGCGCTCAGCTTCGTGGCCTGCCACGCGGCGATCAAGGCCCACGCTCCGCTCCAGCGCGAGGAGATGACCCGTCTCATCGCCGACCTGTCGGGAACCGATACCCCGTATTTCTGCCCGCACGGGCGGCCCATCGTCTCCCGGCTCTCCCTCAAGGAGATCAAGCGGGAGCTCCGCCGCACATGGTGA
- the miaA gene encoding tRNA (adenosine(37)-N6)-dimethylallyltransferase MiaA, protein MVKTPPLLVIVGPTGVGKTAVAVRLGQRLPMEIVSADSRQVYRGMDIGTGKPTPAQRAAVSHHLLDLIRPDERYHAARFRRDALEAITSIESRGKLAVVVGGTGLYVRALLKGLDAAPPADPALRSSLESLAGKQGSGALHARLASLDPPAAARLHPNDRVRLIRALEKHASGGGSKVSRGESWGRRTSPWRILEIGLTRERHTLNQSLKVRVEGMVADGMMDEVRRLLAAGYDAGSPGMNGIGYRQFVAVLREQLDEAEAVRLMVRDTQRYAKRQMTWFRRDAETHWLDVDRAGGIEGTAEAIGKLFTREGWIE, encoded by the coding sequence ATGGTGAAGACCCCGCCGCTCCTCGTGATCGTGGGGCCGACGGGCGTCGGCAAGACGGCGGTGGCGGTGCGCCTTGGCCAGCGCCTGCCCATGGAGATCGTGAGCGCGGATTCCCGTCAGGTTTACCGGGGCATGGACATCGGCACGGGCAAGCCCACGCCCGCCCAGCGGGCGGCGGTGAGCCATCATCTTCTCGATCTGATCCGCCCCGACGAGCGCTACCATGCCGCGCGCTTCCGACGCGATGCCCTCGAGGCCATCACGAGCATCGAGTCGCGCGGGAAGCTTGCCGTGGTCGTGGGCGGCACCGGCCTGTATGTCCGCGCTCTCCTCAAAGGCCTCGACGCGGCGCCTCCCGCCGATCCTGCCCTCAGAAGCTCGCTCGAGTCCCTGGCCGGAAAACAGGGGAGTGGCGCGCTTCACGCCAGGCTGGCCTCTCTCGATCCGCCCGCGGCCGCGCGCCTCCATCCCAATGACCGGGTCCGTCTCATCCGTGCCCTCGAGAAGCATGCGAGCGGGGGCGGGAGCAAGGTGAGCCGGGGAGAAAGCTGGGGGCGCCGCACGTCACCCTGGCGGATCCTGGAGATTGGTCTCACGCGGGAGCGCCACACCCTCAACCAAAGTCTCAAGGTTCGGGTTGAAGGGATGGTGGCCGATGGGATGATGGATGAGGTGCGCCGGCTCCTGGCCGCGGGTTATGATGCGGGGTCACCGGGCATGAACGGCATCGGCTACCGGCAGTTCGTCGCGGTGTTGAGAGAGCAGCTGGACGAGGCCGAGGCGGTGAGGCTGATGGTGCGGGACACCCAGCGTTATGCCAAGCGCCAGATGACATGGTTCCGGCGAGACGCCGAGACCCACTGGCTGGACGTGGACCGGGCAGGCGGCATCGAGGGTACGGCCGAGGCCATTGGCAAGCTCTTCACACGGGAGGGATGGATCGAGTGA
- the hflX gene encoding GTPase HflX, protein MRPRERALLAALRLPKQRRFEVEESLDELGRLAESAGAEVVGRITQERSAPTPKLYFGKGKVDELKASSQRQAANLMISDDPLSPMQERNLGGSLGLKVIDRTALILDIFAQRARTMEGKLQVELAQLSYLLPRLVGQWKHLERLGGGIGTRGPGETQLESDRRMIRHRIQKIRGDLNRVRTHRRLLRDRRKASGLPVAALVGYTNAGKTTLLNQLTGAGHMAADQLFVTLDPTARLVSRAGHAPFILTDTVGFIRKLPHQLVAAFKATLEELEEADILVHVVDASHPGLEEQMTAVDRLLTELELSGRPSIVALNKVDRLDADVAIEALVNRFDGVAISARTGQGVDRLLDRVGQALGPRVQRVTLRIPYRDGPALAHCYARGRVVARSDDADGIRLEVELAPRLLGPVEAYRQPA, encoded by the coding sequence GTGAGGCCAAGGGAAAGGGCGCTGCTCGCGGCGCTGAGGCTGCCCAAGCAGCGGCGATTCGAAGTCGAGGAGTCCCTCGATGAGCTCGGCCGCCTGGCCGAGTCGGCGGGGGCGGAGGTGGTGGGTCGCATCACTCAGGAGCGCTCCGCTCCCACGCCCAAGCTCTATTTCGGGAAGGGCAAGGTCGACGAGCTCAAGGCCTCCTCCCAGCGCCAGGCGGCCAACCTGATGATCTCCGACGATCCGCTCTCGCCCATGCAGGAGCGGAACCTCGGCGGCTCCCTCGGTCTCAAGGTCATCGACCGCACCGCGCTCATCCTGGACATCTTCGCCCAGCGGGCGCGCACCATGGAGGGCAAGCTCCAGGTCGAGCTGGCCCAGCTCTCGTATCTGCTCCCGCGCCTCGTCGGCCAGTGGAAGCACCTGGAGCGCCTGGGGGGCGGCATCGGCACCCGGGGTCCCGGCGAGACGCAGCTCGAATCCGATCGCCGCATGATCCGGCACCGGATCCAGAAGATTCGCGGCGATCTCAACCGGGTGCGCACCCATCGGCGGCTCTTGCGCGACCGACGCAAGGCCTCGGGGTTGCCCGTGGCCGCGCTCGTCGGCTACACCAATGCGGGCAAGACGACGCTCCTCAACCAGCTCACGGGCGCCGGGCACATGGCCGCCGATCAGCTCTTCGTGACCCTCGACCCCACCGCCCGGCTCGTCTCGCGGGCGGGGCATGCGCCGTTCATCCTGACGGACACCGTCGGCTTCATCCGCAAGCTTCCGCATCAGCTGGTGGCCGCCTTCAAGGCCACCCTCGAGGAGCTCGAAGAAGCCGATATCTTGGTGCACGTGGTGGACGCGAGCCACCCGGGGCTGGAGGAGCAGATGACGGCCGTCGACCGGCTCCTGACCGAGCTCGAGCTCAGCGGCCGACCCAGCATCGTGGCGCTCAACAAGGTCGACCGGCTGGATGCCGACGTGGCGATCGAGGCGCTCGTGAACCGCTTCGACGGGGTGGCGATCTCCGCGCGTACCGGGCAGGGCGTCGACCGGCTCCTGGACCGCGTCGGGCAGGCCCTGGGGCCGCGGGTCCAGCGCGTGACCCTCCGCATTCCGTATCGGGACGGGCCCGCCCTCGCCCACTGCTATGCACGCGGCCGGGTCGTGGCGCGCAGCGACGACGCCGATGGCATTCGTCTCGAGGTCGAGCTGGCCCCGCGCCTCCTGGGTCCCGTGGAAGCCTACCGCCAACCGGCCTGA
- the pgsA gene encoding CDP-diacylglycerol--glycerol-3-phosphate 3-phosphatidyltransferase gives MGLANWLTTLRILLIPVFVTLLVYRRPGWAFLVFCAASLTDMLDGYIARKRGTQTRLGAFLDPVADKLLMTSAFVTLTYLKVIPFWIAAVVVSRDLILSVGVLVIHVAGGTVHPSPSWLGKASTLCQVATVVSAMAAYYFKILPGAPRAAAWVMAFFTIGSGLQYLVQGLKQLNPPADPLQDQVHAEHDQLRS, from the coding sequence ATGGGACTTGCCAACTGGCTGACGACTCTTCGCATCCTGCTCATCCCCGTGTTCGTGACGCTGCTCGTGTACCGGCGGCCGGGATGGGCCTTCCTGGTCTTCTGCGCAGCGAGCCTGACCGACATGCTGGACGGCTACATCGCCAGGAAACGGGGCACGCAGACGCGGCTGGGGGCCTTCCTCGACCCCGTGGCGGACAAGCTCCTCATGACCTCGGCCTTCGTGACGCTGACGTATCTCAAGGTCATACCCTTCTGGATCGCCGCCGTGGTGGTGAGCCGCGACCTGATCCTGAGCGTGGGCGTTCTCGTCATTCATGTGGCCGGTGGTACGGTGCACCCCTCGCCGAGCTGGCTCGGCAAGGCCTCGACCCTCTGTCAGGTCGCCACCGTGGTCTCGGCCATGGCGGCCTATTACTTCAAGATCCTGCCCGGCGCGCCACGGGCCGCCGCGTGGGTCATGGCCTTCTTCACCATCGGCTCGGGGTTGCAGTATCTCGTCCAGGGCCTCAAGCAGCTCAACCCCCCCGCGGATCCGCTCCAGGATCAGGTGCACGCCGAGCATGACCAGCTGCGCTCCTAG